One Archocentrus centrarchus isolate MPI-CPG fArcCen1 chromosome 10, fArcCen1, whole genome shotgun sequence genomic region harbors:
- the cxcl14 gene encoding C-X-C motif chemokine 14 → MRRCTTVLLLLTVALCCLSAEAYKCRCTRKGPKIRYKDVQKLEIKPKHPFCQEKMIFVTMENVSRFKGQEYCLHPKLQSTKNLVKWFRIWKDKHRVYEA, encoded by the exons ATGCGTCGGTGCACAACGGTGCTGCTTTTGTTAACGGTGGCCTTATGCTGCCTGAGCGCAGAAG CCTACAAGTGCAGGTGCACCAGAAAAGGACCCAAGATCCGATATAAGGATGTACAGAAGCTGGAGATCAAACCCAAACACCCATTCTGCCAAGAGAAGATGATATT TGTGACGATGGAGAACGTGTCTCGGTTCAAAGGGCAGGAGTACTGTCTTCATCCCAAGCTTCAGAGCACTAAGAACCTGGTCAAATGGTTCCGCATCTGGAAGGACAAGCACAG ggTGTATGAAGCTTAA